A genome region from Manihot esculenta cultivar AM560-2 chromosome 5, M.esculenta_v8, whole genome shotgun sequence includes the following:
- the LOC110620879 gene encoding ribonucleases P/MRP protein subunit POP1-like, translating into MAGDGSKSSEVSAIPPRKINVQKFVESRASELETLHSIVSDRLNNDFRSRRNKRRRTTAYDNQNAKKRDKRRRKFGIAIDRSNNVAAEQNQERLPPRRVRRRVELRRNSKSGFSTSSEGTKRLRTYLWHSKRFTMTKLWGFHLPLGLQGRGRGSRASLKWYKHGALVHDASYYTAVQLEGPEDSLSSILRMVLEPSSSTQSEEITNTILSGCIYGTAMLHHVGAPVSELIAPVTYMWRPYHLPNGENGGSHCNSDGCNDSTSSESFSSHRQLWVLIHASAFNEGYDALKFACQKLMSESGILINCISLEGELAKLEVMGSKAFQLLQKILHPVYCRDSKNSWQLRKCAVEDADHDSKLKNPSILENEENMSSCSMFPFTVRDPRAMSETKIGDVSVAAATTMNYVSEDEPRKDVTPLGNPEKIEDLLWQPCSKPEGDSSFSNKGDLWDAACRISLPVEDNVLCLEKHRLRMDFVCLDDAKSGMPSTAVDVHGSRSCPIVLLKHNNGMGSFMGWSIIMPLCWVKVFWISFISKGARAIGLREKRWIACEVGLPFFPSDFPDCNPYLSSKAIESAAIDQKAERLCPAVRSLKVPVPPPWNSVRIAVQVASSSHAKDMIGGNSMSIFRCDHSDITSLRVDGNSFDGIVARTSNMLADFMNEIYGDCSLLFPQAPNWKMKFLESINDESKLGQLQNGIMRMNSNRQLCFVRVLLHAYKKGVFEEGAVVCAPCLSDVSLLTSRSENNETGFQIPTSVVRSYFKEQSSGKWELQIPENAAEESHRWPIGFVTTGFVRGSKKPMAEAFCEAVLLAHLREEQWNGIPVKKSRKEIYVLVRNLRSSAYRLAMASVILEQHQDDMEFL; encoded by the exons ATGGCTGGCGATGGAAGCAAAAGCAGTGAAGTCTCAGCAATTCCACCTCGAAAAATCAATGTGCAGAAATTTGTAGAATCGCGTGCTTCTGAGCTCGAGACTCTTCACTCAATAGTATCAGACCGGTTGAACAACGATTTCCGATCTCGAAGAAACAAGAGAAGAAGAACCACTGCGTATGACAATCAAAATGCAAAGAAGAGAGATAAAAGAAGGAGAAAATTTGGAATAGCTATTGATAGAAGCAATAATGTGGCTGCGGAGCAAAACCAGGAAAGGCTTCCTCCTCGTCGCGTTCGGCGGAGAGTTGAACTTAGAAGGAATTCTAAAAGTGGTTTCTCTACTTCCAGCGAAGGGACAAAGAGGCTGAGAACGTATCTTTGGCATTCGAAGAGGTTCACAATGACAAAGCTGTGGGGTTTCCACCTTCCCCTGGGTTTGCAGGGCAG AGGAAGGGGGTCTCGAGCTTCATTGAAGTGGTACAAGCATGGGGCTCTTGTGCATGATGCAAGCTATTATACTGCTGTCCAGTTGGAGGGTCCAGAG GATTCATTATCGTCAATCCTAAGGATGGTGCTCGAGCCTTCTTCATCAACTCAATCTGAGGAAATTACAAATACTATTCTTTCTGGTTGTATCTATGGAACCGCCATG CTTCATCATGTTGGAGCGCCTGTTTCTGAGTTGATAGCTCCTGTGACTTATATGTGGCGACCTTATCATCTTCCGAATGGAGAAAATGGTGGTAGTCACTGTAATTCTGATGGATGCAATGATTCGACAAGTTCTGAATCATTTTCTTCCCATCGCCAGCTTTGGGTGTTGATACATGCTTCAGCTTTCAATGAGGGATATGATGCTCTAAAATTTGCTTGTCAGAAACTT ATGAGTGAGAGTGGCATCTTGATCAATTGCATTTCACTTGAAGGCGAACTTGCAAAACTAGAGGTAATGGGATCGAAGGCATTTCAACTTCTTCAAAAGATATTACATCCTGTTTATTG TAGAGATTCAAAGAATTCCTGGCAACTGAGGAAATGTGCTGTTGAAGATGCGGATCATGATTCCAAGCTTAAGAATCCTTCTATACTAGAAAATGAGGAGAATATGTCTTCATGTTCTATGTTTCCTTTTACAGTCAGGGATCCTCGAGCAATGTCTGAGACAAAGATCGGTGATGTTTCTGTGGCAGCTGCTACCACAATGAATTATGTGTCTGAAGATGAACCTAGAAAGGATGTCACTCCACTGGGAAATCCAGAAAAGATTGAAGATTTACTTTGGCAACCATGTTCAAAACCTGAAGGGGATAGCAGTTTCTCTAACAAAGGGGATCTGTGGGATGCAGCTTGCAGAATAAGTCTCCCTGTGGAAGATAATGTTCTTTGCTTGGAAAAACATCGTTTACGTATGGATTTCGTTTGCCTTGATGATGCAAAATCAGGGATGCCGAGTACTGCAGTTGATGTTCATGGTTCAAGATCTTGCCCTATTGTTCTTCTTAAACACAACAATGGAATGGGCTCATTCATGGG ATGGTCAATAATAATGCCCTTGTGCTGGGTCAAGGTCTTTTGGATATCTTTCATCTCCAAAGGAGCTCGTGCCATAGGTCTTAGAGAGAAACGATGGATTGCATGTGAA GTAGGGTTACCCTTTTTTCCTTCAGATTTTCCTGACTGTAATCCATACCTCTCTTCTAAGGCAATTGAAAGTGCTGCCATAGACCAAAAAGCAGAACGACTATGTCCTGCTGTAAGATCCTTGAAAGTGCCTGTTCCACCCCCATGGAATAGCGTCCGCATTGCTGTGCAAGTGGCTTCAAGTTCTCATGCAAAAGACATGATTGGTGGCAATTCAATGTCAATCTTTAGATGTGATCATAGTGATATAACATCACTCAGGGTTGATGGTAACTCATTTGATGGAATTGTAGCAAGGACATCCAATATGTTGGCTGATTTTATGAATGAAATATATGGTGATTGTTCACTTTTATTCCCTCAAGCTCCAAACTGGAAGATGAAGTTTCTAGAGTCTATCAATGATGAAAGTAAACTTGGTCAACTTCAAAATGGTATTATGCGAATGAATTCTAACCGTCAATTGTGCTTTGTTAGAGTTCTTCTCCATGCATATAAAAAAGGTGTTTTTGAAGAGGGAGCAGTTGTATGTGCACCTTGTCTCAGTGATGTGTCACTATTGACTTCCAG GTCAGAAAATAATGAGACTGGTTTTCAGATTCCTACCTCTGTGGTGAGGTCATACTTCAAAGAGCAATCTTCTGGTAAGTGGGAACTCCAGATACCAGAAAACGCTGCTGAAGAGTCCCATAGGTGGCCTATTGGTTTTGTCACGACAGGATTTGTTCGAGGGAG CAAGAAGCCAATGGCAGAGGCCTTTTGTGAAGCAGTTTTACTAGCGCATCTTAGGGAAGAACAGTGGAATGGGATACCTGTAAAGAAGAGTAGAAAAGAAATATATGTGCTTGTCAGGAACTTGAGATCTTCAGCATATAGACTTGCTATGGCATCAGTTATCTTGGAACAACACCAAGACGATATGGAGTTCTTGTGA